In a genomic window of Planctomycetaceae bacterium:
- a CDS encoding GntG family PLP-dependent aldolase, translating to MPIDLRSDTITKPTPAMRAAIAAAEVGDDVLGDDPTVIALEKKTAEILSKEAALYTPSGTMANQIAIRCHTRAGDEVVTDANAHCHYYEAGAPAALSGVTMRLIEARRGIFNADELAAAIRPANVHFPQPSLVCLENTHNRGGGSIWPLETLAGVSAEARRRGMKIHMDGARLWNAAVAAGVSEADYAGQVDSVSVCFSKGLGAPVGSALAGTKDFIAQARRVRKLFGGGMRQVGIIAAGALYALEHNRRRLAEDHANARKLAGGLAALPGVKLDPQSVQTNIVFFDITTMPAADLAARLDEAGVRIMALGPHSCRAVTCLEVDEQDIERALAIAGQVLS from the coding sequence ATGCCCATAGACCTGCGATCTGACACGATTACCAAACCAACCCCGGCCATGCGCGCCGCCATCGCGGCGGCGGAAGTGGGCGATGATGTGCTCGGCGACGATCCCACCGTCATCGCTCTGGAAAAGAAGACGGCCGAGATTCTCAGCAAAGAGGCCGCTCTCTATACGCCTTCGGGGACGATGGCCAATCAGATCGCCATACGCTGCCACACGCGTGCGGGCGACGAAGTCGTCACCGACGCCAACGCCCACTGCCACTACTATGAGGCCGGCGCTCCGGCGGCGCTTTCCGGCGTCACGATGCGGCTGATCGAGGCCCGGCGCGGAATCTTCAACGCCGATGAACTGGCCGCGGCGATCCGGCCGGCGAACGTACACTTCCCCCAGCCGTCGCTGGTGTGCCTCGAGAACACGCACAATCGCGGCGGCGGGAGCATCTGGCCGCTGGAGACGCTGGCCGGCGTGTCGGCCGAGGCACGCAGGCGCGGGATGAAGATCCACATGGACGGCGCGCGGCTTTGGAACGCCGCCGTCGCCGCCGGCGTATCCGAAGCGGACTACGCTGGGCAGGTGGACTCCGTCAGCGTGTGCTTTTCGAAAGGCCTGGGCGCGCCGGTGGGCTCGGCGCTGGCGGGCACGAAGGACTTCATCGCCCAGGCGAGACGCGTGCGAAAACTCTTCGGCGGCGGCATGCGGCAGGTGGGCATCATCGCGGCGGGGGCGTTGTACGCCCTGGAACACAATCGCCGGCGCCTGGCGGAAGATCATGCCAACGCCCGGAAACTTGCAGGCGGGCTGGCGGCCCTGCCGGGCGTCAAACTCGACCCCCAGAGCGTCCAGACCAACATCGTCTTCTTCGACATCACCACCATGCCCGCCGCGGACCTGGCTGCCAGGCTCGACGAGGCCGGCGTGCGGATCATGGCGCTGGGTCCCCATTCCTGCCGGGCCGTGACGTGCCTGGAAGTCGACGAGCAGGATATCGAGCGGGCTCTGGCGATCGCCGGGCAAGTTCTTTCATGA
- a CDS encoding four helix bundle protein: protein MTPDEMKKRLRAYALRCIRLAESFPKTITGKIMANQLIRCGTSAAANYHAACAGRSYADFLNKLGIVEEEADESVFWIVMAKEAELTKDALVSDLIKEGREIISIVVASEKTAKARRVAKARKNPA from the coding sequence ATGACGCCTGATGAAATGAAGAAGAGACTGCGGGCATACGCGCTGCGGTGCATACGCCTTGCCGAGTCATTTCCAAAGACCATTACGGGCAAGATCATGGCTAATCAGTTGATTAGATGCGGAACCAGCGCCGCGGCGAATTATCACGCCGCGTGTGCAGGAAGAAGCTACGCAGACTTTCTCAACAAGCTCGGCATCGTTGAAGAGGAAGCGGATGAATCCGTCTTCTGGATCGTCATGGCAAAAGAGGCCGAATTGACAAAGGATGCTCTTGTCAGCGACCTGATCAAGGAAGGACGAGAGATCATCTCGATTGTTGTAGCGTCCGAAAAGACCGCCAAAGCAAGAAGGGTCGCCAAGGCCAGGAAGAACCCGGCGTGA
- the trpD gene encoding anthranilate phosphoribosyltransferase, whose translation MNHPQAYSAILSQVVNGEDLCAEQARAAFGAIMDGLWSEAQIAGLLVAMAVKGHTVDEIAGAATAMREHVTPINAGGRDVVDTCGTGGTGISTFNISTAAALVAAGAGVAVAKHGNRTHTRASGSADVLAALGVNIQASAETAARCLREAGVCFCFAVTCHPAMRYAGPVRKALAVRTIFNLLGPLTNPAGARRQVMGVFDPALTETIARVLASLGAVRAFVVHADDGLDEISTTCPTRVSELRDGHVVTCTAEPDDFGFARSKSEDLLVTSAAESAQVIQHVLAGKKGPARDIVLLNAAAAIAVADKADDIGAAVPIAARSVDSGAAAAALEKLIAVSNS comes from the coding sequence ATGAACCATCCGCAGGCATATTCGGCGATCCTGAGCCAGGTCGTCAACGGCGAAGACCTCTGCGCCGAGCAGGCGCGTGCGGCCTTTGGGGCCATCATGGACGGGCTGTGGAGCGAGGCCCAGATCGCCGGGCTGCTGGTGGCGATGGCGGTCAAGGGGCACACCGTTGACGAGATCGCCGGGGCGGCCACCGCCATGCGAGAACACGTCACGCCCATCAACGCCGGGGGGCGCGACGTCGTCGACACCTGCGGCACCGGCGGAACGGGCATCAGCACGTTCAACATATCGACGGCCGCCGCCCTCGTCGCCGCCGGGGCGGGCGTGGCGGTGGCTAAACACGGAAACCGCACCCACACCCGCGCCAGCGGATCGGCCGATGTGCTGGCCGCGCTGGGCGTGAATATCCAGGCCTCGGCCGAGACGGCTGCCCGCTGCCTGCGCGAGGCGGGCGTGTGCTTCTGCTTCGCGGTGACCTGCCACCCCGCCATGCGCTACGCCGGTCCGGTGCGCAAAGCCCTGGCCGTGCGAACGATCTTCAACCTGCTGGGCCCGCTGACCAATCCCGCCGGCGCGCGGCGGCAGGTCATGGGCGTTTTCGATCCGGCGCTGACCGAGACCATCGCCCGCGTGCTGGCGTCGCTGGGCGCGGTGCGGGCGTTCGTGGTGCATGCCGATGACGGCCTGGATGAAATCTCCACCACCTGCCCCACCCGCGTCAGCGAACTGCGCGATGGACACGTCGTCACCTGCACCGCCGAGCCGGACGACTTCGGGTTTGCCCGTTCAAAGAGCGAAGACCTGCTGGTGACATCGGCAGCCGAGTCGGCCCAGGTCATTCAGCACGTGCTGGCCGGCAAGAAGGGCCCCGCCCGCGACATCGTGCTGCTCAACGCCGCAGCCGCCATCGCCGTGGCGGATAAAGCCGACGACATCGGGGCCGCCGTCCCCATCGCCGCCCGCTCCGTCGACTCCGGCGCCGCTGCCGCCGCATTGGAAAAACTCATCGCGGTCAGCAATTCGTAG
- the lepB gene encoding signal peptidase I: MAADANKDLHSVRDTVESVWVAIILAFVLRAFMVEAFVIPTGSMAPRLMGEHWDLTCPSCGLQYPFGYNEQLYGGPPRRGQDVTPMNAACPSCRHPYESRDLVNNGDRVLVLKYVYPFRSPEPFDVVVFHNPQSNEDNYIKRLIGLPGETIELVHGDVFVNTKDPTKAADFASGWQVRRKPPRAQEAMWEVLFDNDFRPSPQWAGDENCPKWVLPDAGGARWKVNAQEHVDTRTLAFTGGAPQTLTLSVPRNHFKPVYGYNPQLQSDASDLYPEADVNGDLRLSAVLIGGGQSQVSLEIATVSQEFRAVIDTGGSVELFRRERDAASWGQPWRRASIGAISSGQGQAISLAHADYTVTVDVAGKSVIRAEYEAPYQRLIEQLAQVQTTPADAQRLFPTPKISIEGSGEAFSLLHVRVDRDVYYVSRSLDLDDPREIAINPVLMQYAQSPPVRKEIERFPARNGRGYLGWGVTGRAITLHHYPDNPDLDSFFVLGDNSPASLDGRAWIKAAPTLKLWKDPQNPDEAGRTPLYQLGTVPRYSMIGKAIYVYWPAGYRPPGLPSLPILPNVGKMRLIY; encoded by the coding sequence ATGGCAGCCGACGCGAACAAAGATCTGCATTCCGTGCGCGACACGGTCGAGAGCGTGTGGGTGGCGATCATCCTGGCGTTCGTGCTGCGCGCGTTCATGGTCGAGGCGTTCGTGATTCCCACCGGCTCGATGGCCCCGCGGTTGATGGGCGAGCACTGGGACCTGACGTGTCCCTCGTGCGGGCTGCAGTACCCCTTCGGCTACAACGAGCAGCTCTACGGCGGACCGCCGCGGCGCGGGCAGGACGTCACGCCGATGAACGCCGCCTGCCCCAGTTGCCGCCACCCCTACGAGTCGCGCGACCTGGTCAACAACGGCGACCGCGTGCTGGTGCTCAAGTATGTCTACCCGTTCCGCTCGCCCGAGCCCTTCGACGTGGTGGTCTTCCACAACCCCCAGAGCAACGAAGACAACTACATCAAGCGCCTCATCGGCCTGCCGGGCGAGACGATTGAGCTGGTGCATGGCGACGTGTTCGTGAACACCAAGGATCCCACCAAGGCCGCCGACTTCGCCTCCGGATGGCAGGTCCGCCGCAAGCCCCCCCGCGCCCAGGAGGCGATGTGGGAGGTCCTGTTCGACAACGACTTTCGCCCCAGTCCGCAGTGGGCCGGCGATGAAAACTGCCCCAAATGGGTTCTGCCCGACGCCGGCGGCGCGCGCTGGAAGGTCAATGCCCAGGAGCACGTCGATACCCGCACGCTGGCCTTCACCGGCGGGGCTCCCCAGACGCTGACCCTGTCGGTTCCGCGCAATCACTTCAAGCCCGTCTACGGTTACAACCCGCAGTTGCAGAGCGACGCCTCCGACCTGTACCCCGAGGCCGACGTCAACGGCGACCTGCGCCTCTCGGCGGTGCTGATCGGCGGCGGGCAGTCGCAGGTGTCGCTGGAGATCGCCACGGTGTCGCAGGAGTTCCGGGCTGTCATCGACACCGGCGGCAGCGTCGAACTCTTCCGCCGCGAGCGGGACGCGGCGTCATGGGGTCAGCCGTGGCGGCGGGCGAGCATCGGAGCGATCTCGAGCGGCCAGGGGCAAGCCATTTCGCTCGCCCACGCCGACTATACCGTCACCGTCGACGTGGCTGGCAAGTCCGTCATCCGCGCCGAATACGAGGCGCCTTACCAGCGCCTCATCGAGCAGCTGGCCCAGGTGCAGACGACGCCCGCCGATGCCCAGAGGCTGTTCCCGACGCCGAAGATCTCGATCGAAGGTTCGGGCGAGGCGTTCTCGCTGCTGCACGTGCGCGTCGACCGCGACGTGTACTATGTCTCGCGCAGCCTGGACCTGGACGATCCCAGGGAGATAGCGATTAATCCAGTGCTGATGCAATACGCCCAGAGCCCGCCGGTGCGGAAGGAGATCGAGCGGTTCCCGGCCCGAAACGGCAGAGGCTATCTCGGCTGGGGCGTCACGGGAAGGGCGATCACGCTGCACCATTACCCGGACAACCCGGACCTCGACTCCTTCTTCGTCCTGGGCGACAACAGCCCCGCCAGCCTCGACGGGCGAGCGTGGATCAAGGCGGCCCCGACGCTGAAGCTGTGGAAAGATCCCCAGAACCCCGACGAGGCAGGGCGAACCCCGCTTTACCAACTGGGCACGGTCCCGCGGTACAGCATGATCGGCAAGGCGATCTACGTATACTGGCCGGCGGGATATCGACCGCCGGGATTGCCTTCCTTGCCAATCCTTCCCAATGTCGGTAAAATGCGGCTGATCTATTGA
- a CDS encoding N-acetylmuramoyl-L-alanine amidase, translating to MVETKGGGYAESLPVNAIRNLTIVVLLAAAACGCTEADRQRWDSMWGRPSDLVDPTSEYVPLETMAADLKLRVLSASAYSAMLRDASGNLVTLVVDPGGAVLVNGRPLTYRGQISPHEKGDSLLLPRGLDEDLARALRTTSRPRRALVAPEAPSRLSPPIKLQYSGPRLGPVLIDAGHGGKDPGAVGGYGVAGQHRQVREKDVVLAVALDLASVLRAQNVEVILTRSDDTFIPLADRVAIANRSGARLMLSLHADAAANSSASGFTVYLGRSPSSASITAASAIAGEMASLNLASRGIRRHPKTIRVINEPRIPSVLVEMGFVSNSTDASDLDRADHRRRLASAMAIGIIEYLSPPLWTARR from the coding sequence ATGGTCGAAACGAAGGGCGGGGGCTACGCGGAGAGTCTGCCGGTGAATGCTATCCGCAATCTTACGATTGTCGTCCTGCTGGCCGCCGCGGCGTGCGGCTGTACCGAGGCCGACCGCCAGCGGTGGGACAGCATGTGGGGGCGCCCCAGCGACCTGGTCGACCCGACCAGCGAGTACGTGCCGCTGGAGACGATGGCCGCCGATCTCAAGCTGCGAGTCCTTTCCGCATCGGCCTACAGCGCCATGCTTCGCGATGCCTCGGGCAACCTGGTGACGCTGGTGGTCGACCCCGGCGGGGCGGTTCTGGTGAACGGGCGGCCGCTGACGTACCGCGGGCAGATCAGCCCGCACGAGAAGGGCGATTCGCTCCTTCTGCCGCGGGGCCTGGATGAGGACCTGGCTCGGGCGCTGCGTACGACGTCGCGCCCGCGCCGGGCGCTGGTGGCGCCGGAGGCGCCGTCGCGTCTGTCGCCGCCGATCAAGCTGCAGTACAGCGGTCCGCGACTGGGTCCGGTGCTCATCGACGCCGGCCATGGCGGTAAGGACCCCGGCGCCGTCGGCGGTTACGGCGTGGCCGGTCAGCACCGGCAGGTTCGCGAGAAGGACGTGGTGCTGGCGGTGGCGCTGGACCTGGCGTCTGTCCTGCGAGCGCAGAACGTCGAGGTGATCCTGACGCGCAGCGACGACACGTTCATTCCGCTTGCCGATCGCGTGGCGATCGCCAACCGCAGCGGCGCGCGGCTGATGCTCAGCCTCCACGCCGACGCCGCCGCCAACAGCAGCGCCTCGGGCTTCACGGTCTACCTCGGACGCAGCCCTTCCTCCGCATCGATCACGGCCGCCTCCGCCATCGCCGGGGAGATGGCGTCGCTGAACCTGGCCAGCCGCGGGATCCGGCGCCATCCCAAGACGATCCGCGTGATCAACGAGCCGCGGATTCCATCGGTCCTGGTGGAGATGGGGTTTGTTTCCAACAGCACCGACGCGTCCGATCTCGACCGGGCGGACCATCGCCGGCGTCTGGCGTCGGCGATGGCCATAGGCATCATCGAGTACCTCAGCCCGCCCCTGTGGACCGCCCGGCGCTGA
- a CDS encoding HEPN domain-containing protein: MPAAKLLQEHRHWLDLAQKELEFARISPGAGGVLLENLCDHAHQAAINALRAVLIHYHVAFNDNEDLSQLLRRVPDYAAAAEAMEHVTSLERIGAGEPYQREVPVTEPQYHQALAVAQRVVDWAETLIETS, encoded by the coding sequence ATGCCTGCGGCGAAACTGCTTCAGGAACATCGTCACTGGCTCGATCTGGCGCAGAAGGAATTGGAGTTCGCCCGCATCTCGCCCGGGGCCGGAGGCGTGCTGCTGGAGAACCTCTGCGACCACGCCCACCAGGCCGCCATCAATGCCCTGCGGGCCGTGCTGATACACTACCACGTTGCTTTCAACGACAACGAGGACCTCTCCCAACTGCTGCGCCGCGTGCCTGACTACGCAGCCGCGGCCGAGGCGATGGAGCATGTGACGTCGCTGGAGCGGATCGGCGCCGGCGAACCCTACCAGCGCGAGGTTCCGGTCACCGAACCGCAATACCACCAGGCCCTGGCCGTCGCCCAGCGCGTCGTCGACTGGGCGGAAACCCTGATTGAAACGAGTTGA
- a CDS encoding phosphoribosylaminoimidazolesuccinocarboxamide synthase: MKSTALLTTSIGHYPKRSGKVRDIYDLPEQLLLVATDRISAFDVVMPNGIPDKGRVLTQISLFWFDLLSDVTPNHVISAAMKDLPEDCRSDELDGRFMLCRRAKVVPIECVVRGYLAGSGWKEYQKSGTVCGIALPKGLKMSSKLPEPIFTPATKAELGEHDENINFERACELVGSDVMTQLRDKSIALYSRARDYAAQRGIIVADTKFEWGFDESGRIILVDECLTPDSSRFWPADQYKEGREQASFDKQFVRDYLDDIHFDRTPPAPALPAEVVQATRSKYIEAYTALTGRDFPWE; this comes from the coding sequence ATGAAGAGCACCGCCTTGCTGACAACCTCCATCGGACACTATCCCAAGCGGTCGGGAAAGGTGCGGGACATCTACGACCTGCCCGAGCAACTGCTGCTGGTGGCCACCGACCGCATCAGCGCCTTCGACGTGGTCATGCCCAACGGCATCCCCGACAAGGGCCGCGTCCTGACGCAGATCAGCCTGTTCTGGTTCGACCTGCTGTCCGACGTGACGCCCAACCACGTGATCTCGGCGGCCATGAAGGACCTGCCCGAGGACTGCCGCAGCGACGAGCTCGACGGGCGGTTCATGCTCTGCCGCCGCGCCAAGGTCGTGCCCATCGAGTGCGTGGTGCGCGGGTACCTCGCCGGAAGCGGATGGAAGGAATACCAGAAATCCGGCACGGTCTGCGGGATCGCCCTGCCTAAAGGGCTCAAGATGTCTTCCAAGCTGCCCGAGCCGATCTTCACGCCCGCCACCAAGGCCGAACTGGGCGAACACGACGAGAACATCAACTTCGAACGGGCCTGCGAACTCGTGGGCAGCGACGTGATGACGCAGCTTCGAGACAAGTCCATCGCCCTGTACTCCCGCGCCCGCGACTACGCCGCCCAGCGAGGCATCATCGTCGCCGACACCAAGTTCGAGTGGGGCTTTGACGAGAGCGGCCGGATCATCCTCGTCGATGAATGCCTCACCCCCGATTCGTCGCGATTCTGGCCGGCCGACCAGTACAAGGAAGGCCGCGAGCAAGCCAGTTTCGACAAGCAGTTCGTCCGCGACTACCTCGATGACATTCACTTCGACCGCACCCCCCCGGCCCCGGCCCTGCCCGCCGAAGTGGTCCAGGCTACCCGAAGCAAGTACATCGAGGCCTACACCGCCCTGACCGGCAGAGACTTCCCCTGGGAATAG
- the dapB gene encoding 4-hydroxy-tetrahydrodipicolinate reductase — protein sequence MIKIAITGAGGRMGRRIAALAIESEQFDIVAAVEVAGQPALGADVGELAGVGHFGLAVTQEMAALPQVLIDFSLPEGTMEWLRVCRERGCAMVIGTTGLTDSQRAEIADAAATIPIVHAANMSVGVNVLLKLVAQAAAALGGDYDIEISETHHRFKKDAPSGTAIALAKSICAVTGKEYGEVAVLGRGGQCPRNPGEIGMHALRVGDTVGEHTVHFGNLGETITLGHVAHTRDNFARGALRAAQWLAGKKPGLYDMLDVLGLK from the coding sequence ATGATCAAAATCGCTATCACGGGCGCGGGCGGGCGCATGGGGCGGCGCATCGCGGCGCTGGCTATCGAGTCGGAGCAGTTCGACATCGTGGCGGCTGTCGAAGTCGCCGGTCAACCGGCGCTGGGAGCCGACGTCGGCGAATTGGCCGGCGTGGGGCATTTCGGCCTGGCGGTGACGCAGGAGATGGCGGCCTTGCCGCAGGTGCTGATCGACTTCTCGCTGCCCGAGGGCACGATGGAGTGGCTGCGGGTCTGCCGCGAGCGGGGTTGCGCGATGGTCATCGGCACGACCGGTCTGACCGATAGCCAGCGCGCCGAGATCGCCGACGCGGCGGCGACGATCCCGATCGTGCATGCGGCCAACATGTCCGTGGGCGTCAACGTGTTGCTCAAGCTGGTGGCCCAGGCGGCCGCGGCGCTGGGGGGCGACTATGACATCGAGATCTCCGAGACGCACCATCGCTTCAAGAAGGATGCGCCGTCCGGGACGGCGATCGCCCTGGCCAAGTCGATCTGTGCCGTCACGGGCAAGGAATACGGCGAGGTCGCCGTCCTGGGTCGCGGCGGGCAGTGCCCCAGGAACCCCGGCGAGATCGGCATGCACGCCCTGCGCGTCGGCGACACCGTCGGCGAGCACACGGTGCATTTCGGCAACCTGGGCGAGACGATCACCCTGGGCCACGTTGCCCACACCCGAGACAACTTCGCCCGCGGCGCCCTGCGGGCCGCCCAGTGGCTGGCCGGCAAGAAGCCGGGGCTGTATGACATGCTGGATGTGCTGGGCTTGAAATAA